In one Cercospora beticola chromosome 1, complete sequence genomic region, the following are encoded:
- the YTA12 gene encoding Mitochondrial inner membrane m-AAA protease component (MEROPS:MER0002605), translating to MSGVLLRRPQTIARSSRQLLEAASLSRALAQRPASLPRPLYAYARSRQYSTEKDKDGKHVEGKPGASPKGIEDLYSQRSPLSSNPQPPPGKKPEEPEDGKSKLTAAEEKALEDTFALVKKGMPASMAEDIDKALQKIKKEGLPTELRETIAEVSKEGMSPARAAKLWRLTTHIARQTAEDIVNEKDTEPKQKTSDEPGPAGSSGQKDGGKKKGKQEGESPFGKVTEVKLDLSNFLVSAFVAYMLYRLVMPTENSREITWQEFRNTFFDKGLVEKLVVVNGNRVRVYLHRDNVAAMYPESPAAQQGFYYYFSIGSVEAFERRVDEAQNELRIPGSERIPISYHEEGSWANIILGFGPTLLFIGAIAYMSRRAASGAGGGQGGIFGMGRSRAKKFNHETDIKVKFSDVAGMDEAKTEIMEFVGFLKDPARFQKLGAKIPRGAILSGPPGTGKTLLAKATAGESGVPFFSVSGSEFVEMFVGVGPSRVRDLFANARKNTPCIIFIDEIDAIGKARAKQSFGGGNDERESTLNQILTEMDGFNTSEQVVVLAGTNRADVLDKALMRPGRFDRHIAIDRPTMDGRKQIFGVHLKSIVTNEDIEHLKGRLAALTPGFAGADIANCVNEAALVAARAAADSVTMQHFEQAIERVIGGLEKKSLVLTPEEKKTVAYHEAGHAICGWYFQWADPLLKVSIIPRGAGALGYAQYLPGGGNDAVLMNVKQLMDRMAMTLGGRVSEELHFDTVTSGASDDFNKVTRMATAMVTKWGMSNLGYIYYPDSGETQETQLQKPFSEQTAQNIDAEVKRIVNEAYKQCRQLLEEKKHEVGLVAEELLKKEMIDRDDMVRLLGKRPWADPGEFSKYFSGSGDNKPLGPTPGQPSSGTPGGIGDSDGGSSPPPLPGAGPAPPAPALYQELEEASKKW from the coding sequence ATGTCGGGAGTGCTCCTCCGACGGCCGCAAACCATTGCGCGCTCGTCTCGACAGCTCCTCGAGGCTGCTTCATTATCGCGCGCGCTAGCTCAACGACCTGCGTCGCTTCCTCGGCCGTTATACGCATATGCTCGAAGTCGACAGTATTCAACAGAGAAGGACAAGGATGGCAAACACGTTGAGGGCAAGCCGGGCGCCTCACCCAAGGGCATTGAGGACCTGTACTCACAGCGATCGCCACTGTCTTCAAATCCGCAGCCGCCACCAGGGAAAAAGCCTGAGGAACCAGAAGACGGCAAGTCCAAGTTGACTGCGGCCGAAGAGAAGGCGCTCGAGGACACCTTTGCGCTAGTGAAGAAGGGCATGCCTGCATCTATGGCCGAGGACATCGATAAGGCTCtgcagaagatcaagaaagAGGGTTTGCCAACAGAGTTGCGTGAGACAATAGCTGAGGTGTCCAAGGAGGGCATGTCTCCTGCACGTGCTGCTAAGCTGTGGCGACTCACGACGCACATTGCGAGACAGACAGCTGAGGATATTGTGAACGAGAAGGACACGGAGCCCAAGCAAAAGACATCAGATGAGCCGGGACCGGCAGGATCGAGTGGGCAGAAAGACggtggcaagaagaagggaaaACAGGAAGGCGAAAGTCCGTTCGGCAAAGTCACTGAAGTGAAGCTCGATCTCTCGAATTTCCTCGTCTCTGCATTCGTCGCATACATGCTATACCGACTCGTGATGCCTACCGAGAACAGCAGAGAAATCACCTGGCAGGAGTTCAGGAATACTTTCTTCGACAAGGGCTTGGTTGAAAAGCTGGTCGTCGTCAATGGCAACAGGGTTCGTGTCTATCTTCATCGCGACAACGTGGCAGCAATGTATCCGGAGTCGCCAGCTGCACAACAAGgtttctactactacttcagCATCGGTTCAGTAGAGGCGTTCGAGCGACGAGTCGATGAAGCTCAGAATGAATTGCGGATACCCGGTTCAGAGAGGATACCTATTTCCTATCACGAGGAGGGCAGCTGGGCGAACATCATCCTTGGATTTGGACCTACGTTACTTTTCATCGGCGCTATCGCGTACATGTCTCGAAGAGCTGCGTCAGGCGCGGGTGGTGGGCAAGGTGGAATCTTTGGCATGGGTCGCAGTCGAGCCAAGAAATTCAACCACGAGACAGACATCAAAGTCAAGTTTTCCGATGTTGCCGGCATGGACGAGGCCAAGACTGAGATCATGGAGTTCGTTGGTTTCCTCAAAGACCCGGCCAGGTTCCAGAAGCTCGGTGCAAAGATTCCACGTGGTGCCATTCTTTCTGGGCCTCCTGGAACCGGTAAAACGCTCTTAGCAAAGGCCACTGCCGGAGAAAGTGGCGTACCATTCTTCTCCGTGTCGGGATCTGAATTCGTGGAAATGTTTGTTGGTGTTGGCCCAAGTCGTGTGCGAGATCTGTTTGCCAACGCCCGCAAAAACACACCTTGCATCATCTTTATCGACGAAATTGACGCCATCGGAAAGGCACGTGCCAAGCAGTCTTTCGGTGGTGGCAATGACGAGCGAGAGAGTACGCTGAACCAAATTCTGACGGAGATGGATGGATTCAACACCTCAGAACAAGTGGTTGTGCTCGCCGGTACGAACAGAGCGGATGTTCTCGATAAAGCGCTCATGCGACCCGGGCGCTTTGACAGACACATTGCCATCGACAGGCCGACCATGGATGGCCGAAAGCAAATATTCGGGGTGCATCTGAAGAGCATTGTTACCAATGAGGATATCGAGCACCTCAAGGGTCGTCTGGCAGCACTCACTCCGGGATTTGCGGGTGCTGACATCGCCAACTGTGTCAACGAAGCAGCGCTTGTTGCTGCCCGAGCTGCAGCCGACTCTGTGACTATGCAACACTTCGAGCAGGCCATCGAGCGTGTGATTGGAGGTCTTGAGAAGAAGTCCCTTGTACTCACgcccgaggagaagaagactgtCGCTTACCACGAAGCTGGCCACGCCATCTGTGGGTGGTACTTCCAGTGGGCCGACCCCCTTCTCAAGGTCAGCATCATCCCACGTGGCGCTGGAGCCCTGGGTTATGCTCAGTACTTGCCAGGCGGAGGCAACGATGCTGTTCTCATGAACGTCAAGCAACTCATGGATCGTATGGCCATGACACTTGGCGGGAGAGTCAGCGAAGAATTGCACTTCGATACCGTCACATCGGGAGCTAGTGACGATTTCAACAAAGTCACGCGAATGGCAACTGCCATGGTGACGAAATGGGGAATGTCAAATCTCGGATACATCTACTATCCCGACAGCGGCGAGACACAAGAAACACAACTTCAGAAGCCCTTCTCCGAGCAGACGGCGCAGAATATCGATGCGGAAGTGAAGCGAATCGTGAACGAAGCCTACAAACAATGCCGACAATTActtgaggagaagaagcacgaGGTCGGCCTCGTGGCGGAGGAGCTTTTGAAAAAGGAAATGATTGACAGAGACGACATGGTTCGTCTACTCGGCAAGCGTCCATGGGCTGACCCTGGGGAGTTCTCCAAGTACTTTTCCGGGAGCGGCGACAACAAACCTCTTGGACCCACGCCTGGTCAGCCTTCTAGCGGGACGCCTGGTGGGATAGGCGATTCGGACGGCGGTAGCTCGCCTCCACCCCTCCCTGGCGCCGGACCTGCACCACCAGCTCCAGCACTGTACCAAGAGCTAGAGGAGGCCAGCAAGAAGTGGTAG
- a CDS encoding uncharacterized protein (BUSCO:EOG092626EQ): MATDSDYEVLEKIGQGSFGVIRKVRRKADGEVICRKEISYTRMSDREKEQLHAELRILESLRHPNIVQYYHRQHLKSSHDLHLYMEYCGNGDLGGYIRKLKERNKMADEEFIWAIFAQLVGALYRCHYGEDPPAAGKEGNVRKGKALVSKQGHTVILHRDLKPENVFLGENNSVKLGDFGLSKIIASHDFASTYVGTPFYMSPEICAAERYSHHSDIWSMGCIIYELATRQVPFEARSHMELVLKIKKGYIKPLPTQYSQDLTDVISWCLKTDPRQRPDCAQLLGVANIKVARTRLEQASALGQLGKLQIDRDSAFSKLAAAQKQIQDLQCEVSKLREANKKVEMEWHARATLAIDQKVHEAHEKNKAELLSQFDAAVEKRAEEKLALHLASLPSTATQSSNYTHNIRSSTPPPARRDIASLNNFQRKLPDTDASSLPDLDESIIEQDLTSLSLGNDALETAEAQDDIVSPLANRTKPPPKKRERKPFVRAKTFANCNNIAKDSPMDVHMADPSPAPTHMRGFISPRKGFQERLTGEPLKRNIFSAAAEKENVRPAVRGRTLVELSGASVPQSPAKWIGNPAILEDMMPSPFVKRR; encoded by the exons ATGGCTACCGACAGCGACTATGAAGTCTTGGAGAAGATAGGGCAAGGCTCGTTTGGAGTCATCCGCAAGGTGCGGAGAAAGGCGGATGGCGAGGTCATCTGCCGCAAAGAGATCTCGTACACCCGCATGTCAGATCGCGAAAAGGAACAACTGCACGCTGAGCTGCGCATCCTCGAATCGCTACGCCATCCAAACATCGTACAATACTACCACCGCCAGCACCTCAAGTCATCACACGACCTCCACTTGTATATGGAATACTGCGGTAACGGAGATCTTGGTGGTTACATCAGAAAGTTGAAAGAGAGGAACAAGATGGCCGATGAGGAGTTCATTTGGGCAATCTTCGCACAGCTCGTGGGAGCGCTGTATCGATGCCATTATGGAGAGGACCCGCCGGCCGCTGGTAAAGAAGGCAATGTGCGTAAGGGCAAGGCGCTCGTAAGCAAGCAGGGTCACACAGTTATCCTGCATCGCGATCTCAAACCTGAGAATG TGTTTCTCGGCGAAAACAACAGTGTTAAGCTTGGTGACTTTGGTCTGTCCAAGATCATCGCCTCTCATGACTTCGCCAGCACCTATGTCGGCACACCATTCTACATGAGTCCGGAAATATGTGCTGCAGAGCGATACTCGCATCACTCGGATATCTGGTCTATGGGATGCATCATTTACGAACTTGCAACACGCCAAGTGCCTTTCGAAGCACGCAGCCATATGGAGCTTGTTttgaagatcaagaagggATATATCAAGCCTCTGCCAACACAGTACAGCCAGGACCTTACGGACGTCATCTCCTGGTGCTTGAAGACCGATCCACGCCAGCGACCTGACTGCGCGCAACTGCTTGGCGTTGCCAACATCAAGGTCGCCCGCACGCGTCTGGAACAAGCCTCAGCCTTGGGCCAATTGGGCAAGCTACAAATTGATCGCGATTCTGCCTTCTCCAAGCTCGCAGCCGCACAGAAACAAATACAAGATTTGCAATGTGAAGTAAGCAAGCTTCGCGAGGCGAACAAGAAGGTCGAGATGGAATGGCACGCGCGTGCAACCTTGGCGATCGATCAGAAAGTTCACGAAGCCCACGAAAAGAACAAAGCAGAGCTCCTTAGTCAATTCGACGCAGCGGTCGAGAAGCGAGCGGAAGAGAAGCTGGCACTTCATCTGGCAAGCCTGCCCTCAACGGCCACCCAGTCGTCGAATTATACGCACAACATCCGATCCTCCACACCACCTCCCGCCCGCCGAGACATTGCCAGTCTCAACAACTTCCAGCGCAAGTTGCCAGACACAGATGCATCGTCACTGCCTGACCTCGATGAATCCATCATTGAACAGGACCTGACATCTCTCTCCCTCGGCAACGATGCTCTCGAAACTGCAGAAGCGCAGGATGACATTGTGTCGCCTCTTGCAAATCGCACGAAGCCAcctccgaagaagcgcgaGCGCAAGCCGTTCGTGCGCGCGAAGACTTTCGCCAACTGCAACAACATCGCCAAAGACAGCCCTATGGATGTTCATATGGCCGACCCTTCGCCGGCACCGACGCACATGAGAGGCTTTATCTCACCTCGCAAGGGTTTCCAAGAACGTTTGACGGGCGAGCCACTGAAGCGAAACATCTtcagtgctgcagcagagaagGAGAATGTCAGGCCTGCCGTCAGAGGTAGAACATTGGTGGAGCTCAGCGGGGCATCAGTGCCACAGAGTCCGGCCAAGTGGATCGGCAACCCAGCCATCCTGGAAGATATGATGCCTTCTCCATTTGTGAAGAGGCGGTAA